One window of the Corvus hawaiiensis isolate bCorHaw1 chromosome 30, bCorHaw1.pri.cur, whole genome shotgun sequence genome contains the following:
- the RAB12 gene encoding ras-related protein Rab-12, whose amino-acid sequence MEPGSGLPQRRAGGGGLDLGAGSAAGSPALSGGQSRRRKQPPRPADFKLQVIIIGSRGVGKTSLMERFTDDTFCEACKSTVGVDFKIKTVELRGKKIRLQIWDTAGQERFNSITSAYYRSAKGIILVYDITKKETFDDLPKWMKMIDKYASEDAELLLVGNKLDCEVDREITRQQGEKFAQQITGMRFCEASAKDNFNVDEIFLKLVDDILKKMPLDVIRNELSNSILSLQPEPEIPPELPPPRPHVRCC is encoded by the exons ATGGAGCCGGGCTCGGGGCTGCCGCAGCgcagggcggggggcggcgggctGGACCTCGGGGCGGGTTCGGCGGCGGGGTCGCCGGCGCTCTCGGGGGGACAGTCCCGCCGCAGGAAGCAgccgccgcgcccggccgaCTTCAAGCTGCAGGTGATCATCATCGGGTCGCGGGGGGTGGGCAAGACCAGCCTTATGGAGCGATTCACCGACGACACCTTCTGCGAGGCCTGCAAGTCCACCGTGG gtgttgattttaaaatcaaaacagtaGAGctaagaggaaagaaaattagattACAAATCTG GGACACAGCAGGTCAGGAGAGATTCAACAGCATTACCTCAGCTTATTACAGAAGTGCCAAGGGAATTATTTTGGTGTATGATATCACCAAGAAGGAAACATTTGACGATTTACCAAAATGGATGAAAATGATTGATAAG TATGCTTCAGAAGATGCAGAGCTTCTATTAGTTGGAAATAAACTGGACTGTGAAGTTGATCGAGAGATTACTcggcagcagggagagaag TTTGCACAGCAGATAACTGGGATGCGGTTCTGTGAAGCCAGTGCCAAGGATAATTTTAATGTGgatgaaatatttctaaaacttGTTGATGACATTctgaaaaag atgCCACTGGATGTTATAAGAAATGAGTTGTCCAACAGTATCCTGTCCCTGCAAccagagccagaaatcccacCAGAACTGCCTCCCCCAAGGCCACATGTCCGTTGCTGTTGA